The following are encoded together in the Narcine bancroftii isolate sNarBan1 chromosome 10, sNarBan1.hap1, whole genome shotgun sequence genome:
- the cebpa gene encoding CCAAT/enhancer-binding protein alpha, producing the protein MEHNNFYEVEPRTEHQPPLTYRDSGELTDICENENSIDISAYIDPAAFNDEFLADLFHSNHQQLAKLGHDKSKAAGELAPFHAAYAYRESRLQPLLGGPAALRSVVVKQEREEGGRSPAPCAHLQYQITHCAQTSVHLQPTPPPTPVASPLPAPKGAPGTKSKKSVDKNTLEYRLRRERNNIAVRKSRDKAKMRNVETQHKVAELANDNERLRTRVQELSRELDTLRGLFRQLPEAALLKAMGGCA; encoded by the coding sequence ATGGAACACAACAACTTCTACGAGGTGGAGCCCCGGACCGAGCACCAGCCGCCCTTAACATACCGGGACTCCGGGGAGCTGACCGACATCTGCGAGAATGAGAACTCCATCGACATTAGCGCCTACATCGACCCGGCCGCCTTCAACGATGAGTTCCTGGCTGACCTCTTCCACAGCAACCACCAGCAGCTGGCCAAGCTGGGTCACGACAAGAGCAAGGCAGCCGGGGAGCTGGCGCCCTTTCACGCCGCCTACGCCTACCGGGAGAGCAGACTGCAGCCACTGCTCGGCGGGCCGGCTGCTCTACGCTCGGTGGTGGTGAAGCAAGAGCGGGAGGAGGGAGGACGGAGCCCGGCGCCTTGTGCCCACCTACAGTACCAGATCACCCACTGCGCTCAGACAAGCGTGCACCTGCAGCCCACGCCGCCGCCCACGCCCGTGGCCAGCCCGCTGCCCGCTCCCAAGGGAGCTCCGGGCACCAAGAGCAAGAAGTCGGTGGACAAGAACACACTGGAGTACAGGCTGAGGAGAGAGCGCAACAACATCGCGGTGCGCAAGAGCCGGGACAAAGCCAAAATGCGCAACGTCGAGACGCAGCACAAGGTGGCGGAGCTGGCCAACGACAACGAGCGGCTCCGCACCCGCGTCCAGGAGCTGAGCCGGGAGCTCGATACCCTGCGTGGGCTTTTCCGACAGCTGCCCGAAGCAGCCCTGCTCAAAGCAATGGGGGGCTGCGCCTGA